The genomic DNA ttttattcatttatttaaaagaatttaaaaaaaaaaaaaaaactttgcaagttcaaacattttaaaagctaAAACTCCCAACATAACacatgtcaaacttaaggcccgggggccacatttggACCAGGTTAAGCTTAAGTGGGACGAACAACAGAAATCCAagcatttgttaaaaaaataaataaaaataaaaaatggactttttaatgattttgtggcatattttgtaaatgttcatgtgtAAATGATTATAAGTAACAACAAGCTATACTTCCTATTTTCCTGCAATTTTCAGTTGAAATCGTCCCTCTTTGGTGGACCGGACTGGGGGCACAGGCCTCGGGTTTGACACCCAAATATTTCATGTGGGTGGTTTGGTTTCAGATCTGCAGctagtttttttctgaatataTGATTTCAGAGCTGTCAAAAATCTTATTTTCTAATAACCAAAAAgcatttattattaaagaacatataaaatgatggtccaatctgtgataaccacatttattaattcatctgaacaacgagtaggccagcattttgagagcgtagtgttctggggggattgtataataatatccactgttatcaggaacatttattattattagggccaTAGTgaatagtcatcttaaaggtcCTTGTTTTTTGTACCAtcctgttttaatcagaaaaaaaaaaatgggttcaaagagaccaaaaatggtggaaaaggtggtgaaaacaaactaaaaacaacagaaattggttaaaagttgcaaattagggtGGAGAAAATGGGTACAAAGTACAAACACatagtttaaaatggcaaatattgggcatgacaaatattgaatgtggttaaattggcaaaaacaatcattaattatggcgaaaagaggttaaaagtgacaataatgggtcaacatgtgtgacattaagtggaaaatgtgctgaaaatgacttgaaagtagaaaaaaagcgTTGAAATTTAATGGTGTcagaaatatggcaagaaaaggtgatgaaaataggttaaaatatggtgttcAGAAACAGGCttttaatctagcattagcatgagctagcattagcatgatcTAGCATtggcattcacctagcattaacactagctAGCTATAGCATTAGCTAAATTTAGCCAatcattaactagcattagcattagctagcattaactaacattagcctaacattaatattaaatagcattagcataagcaAGCATTAGCGTGatctagcattggcattaaaaTTAGCTACCTATAGCATTAGCTAAATTTAACCAAGTATTAAATACCATTAGttttagctagcattagcattaactactattagcctagcattatctagcattaacTGCAGTTAGcaaagcattagcctaacattaatattaaatacattaGCATGAGCTAGAGTTGACATTaacttaacattaacattagctagctatAGCATTAGCTAAATTTAGCAAAGCATTAGCTAACATAAACTACCATTAGCCTAACATAAACTACCATTAGCCTAACATAAACtaccattagcctaacattaactagcattaattagcattagcctaacattgatATTAACTGGCATTAGCATGatctagcattggcattaacattagctagctatAGCATTAGCTAAATTTAGCCAAGCAttgactagcattagcattatctagcaaTAACTagtattagcctaacattaatattaactagcattagatAGCAGTAGCatgagctagcattagcatgagctTGCATTGACAtaaacttagcattaacattagctagctatCGCATTATCTAAATTTAGCCAAgcattaattagcattagcaatagctaccattagcctagcattagcctagcattgccCTAgtgtacatatatacacataatcTTCTATAAATCAAATGCTATGTACATTTTGCTGATGaccaaacaaagacaaaagacacgtttttattaacttttactaattattgtaaaaaatgttcaaactcAAAGTTAGAATTAAATTAGATTATTAGAATTACTTTTCTAAATATGAAATTGGAATTTACCAACAAACCATTATTCAAAGAAgtgttgtattaaaaaaataagttaatATAAAATAGAAACGTTATTACTTTTCCTTTAAAAGCActgataataatgatattatTCTGATATTGATCATAATTAATCATTGATCTGATGTGGTGACATTTCCAGAACCTGACGCTGCTTCTCACCGACTGCCCCGTCAAACATTTGGTGAGTTGATGATTTCTGCATTTTTACAGGAAATATAATAATCACGTAATAAACCAGTGTTTGTGTCCAGAGACAATCAGGATTAAAGCTTCTACAGCTGCTCATCAATAAACTCAACGCTGAGGCAAAGCACAAGTTCTTCAGGTGATAAACTAATACGATTCATATTTAGTGGTTTAATTTGATTCAAGAAAAAGAGAACTTTAATTTATGAAAAGAGACATTTGTCCAAACTGTAAATCATATATATTAATACAACAGTAACACAAACTGTGGTTTTTAATTAAAGGATTACAATTGTTTTCAGATGCATGTTTCAATCCAGCAACCACGCAGGAATACAGAGTTTTATAGTGAAGAACATCAGGACACAAGTAGAGCGTTCAATGAAGGTGAGAAGAActttgtatttgtgtatttgggcGGAGTTTGATCAGCTGATCATTGTCTGGCAGGACTGGTTGTTAGGAGATGACTTCCTGTTCCTGTTCAGCCTGGTTCTGTCTCTGCCTCAGGGAGTTCACACTGACCTGCTTCATAACATGGACACGTGAGAAATCATTAAAGCACCTTCAGTTTTTACCAGTTTGagcctaaaatcttctaaatgtccttattagtagatctacgtctaactaaacacattattattcatcatattcatttattaccttttaaaaacaggaccacgttacagttctacagcctgtgttcctccatctttaaatcatgtgattgatgatgtcacactgcctgtaaacatcctattgttttatattaaagtgaaacattcagactgatttatacattattattattttcagtcacaatgacaacttgtgctgctatTGGTTgatctaaatcaggggttctcaaccttggggtcacgatCACGAGACACTGATGGGGgtcatcagatgccttcaaaaaacattttgcttatttctacaacttcaccaaactcaccatattttaaccaattttcatcacattttcttgccatattttttgatcttttaatgtatttttgctacattactcacatttctgacacttctacatcacatttcaatgacttttctgcacatttttttcactttccagatattttcaacacttataaaccctttttttttaccatgacaACCACAGTCACAATttatcatgtccattatttgccagtttaaacctatttttcctactttttaaatgacattacccaAACCCCCTCTCCCAACCCTCCATGTCTGCTACAAGGCCAATATTGACGCTTTAAACCCACTCTTACTGTTTGTTTCTAATTTCtggtggatttaaaaaaatccttttccaccattttattgctttattgtcTACTACTAGACTTCAGAGTTGGAAATGTCGTCCCATGtgctcacagatttttttggggtcACAATTGTTTTgatcctctttcggtaaacaagagATTCAGGGTTAGGGTcgcatcgacatctttaacttttcctgattatttagagaaaccaaaagcagcacaagttgatagtgtgactgaaaaatgatctaaaaatctattaaattatctaaaaactattaaatgttctaaaaatctattaaatgatctaaaaatctgttaaattatctaaaaatctattaaattatctaaaaatctgttaaatgatctaaaaatctattaaatgttctaaaaatctgttaaatgatctaaaaatctattaaatgatctaaaaacctattaaatgatctaaaaatctgttaaatgatctaaaaatctgttaaatgatctaaaaatctattaaattatctaaaaatctattaaattatctaaaaatctgttaaataatgtataaatctgttaaatgatctataaatttactaaatgatctaaaaatcaggctgaatgtttcactccaatagaaacatcatcaatcatcaatcacatgatttaaacatggaggaacacaggctctaaaactgtaaagttgtCCTGTTTTGTAAAGGTTATAaattaatatggtgcataacaatgagttttgttagacatagatctactaataagatGTTTTTGTCAAACGTGTAGTAGAGGATCTCTACAAAGACTGATATTATAAAACTGAATTATTGAAACTTTTGTTATTTAGATAATAATGTCAGTTATTTTTCTATGTCAGGATTATGGAGAGTTTAAACCTCGTACGCTTCGTGCTGATCAGAGACTCAGAGCTGAGAAGCAGAGTGAGTGTTTCCACACGTTCACGTccacaaactgtttttaaaacataaaaaacctgATGTTTCCCTCTTTACTGTCAGGCACATGTGTGGGAGGAGCTGTGCAGCGTCAGAGACAAATACCTACACATGTTAGACATCTGTATCAACATGTCCAGAGCTTATTACACTGTTCAAATCAAGGAACTGAAGGAGGATTACAAAGTGAAAGCAAAAAGTAAATATCTCTCAACCATGTTTATAcatcccccacccccccccacccgataaTCATGagctagtattagcctagcattaatgttataattagctagcattattagctagcattaacattatcatgagctagtattagcctagcattaatgttataattagctagcattattagctagcattaacattatcatgagctagtattagcctagcattaatgttataattagctagcattattagctagcattaacattatcatgagctagtattagcctagcattaatgttataattagctagcattattagctagcattaacattatcatgagctagtattagcctagcattaatgtTTTAATTAGCTACAATTAATATTAGccagcattaacattatcatgagctagtattagcctagcattaatgttataattagctagcattattagctagcattaacattatcatgagctagtattagcctagcatcaacattagcTAGCATAAGATAGCATCAGCataagctagcattaacattatcattagctagcattaactagcagtagcctaacattaacattaactagatttagcctagcattaatattatcaTTAGCTAGCATCAACATAagctagcaataacattatcatgagctagtattagcctagcattagtattaagtAGCATTAGTAAGCATCAGCataagctagcattaacattattattagctagcattaactagaattagcctaacattaacattaactagatttagcctagcattaacattatcattagctagcattagctagcatcaACATAAGCTATCAATAACATTATCATGagctagtattagcctagcattagcatcaagtAGCATTAGTAAGCATCAGCATAagctagcattaactagcattagcattaacctaacattaaaaTAAGCTAGCACtggcctagcattaacattggccTAGCTtctgcattagcctagcattaacattaatctaccattaacattattattatctagcatttgcattaactagcattaatctaacattaactacatttagcctagcattagtataaCATTATAATTAGctatcattaacctagcattagatTAACATTAtcataacctagcattaacataagctagcattaacctagcattagcattaatattttCTTGTATGCTGCTGGTCCCGAGAAacaaatttcatttttatggaaaaatgaaaatgacaataaaaaatatcattttaatatataatattatataaatattatattacatattaaaccCAAATGTATATTAGATTATTAGGGTTAATTGTCCCCAACCCCACAGATGCCAGAGATGTTCAGAGATCCAACAGAGTGAAGAACATGAAGAACATCGTAGTTAAACCTGAAAACGTTTCCAACATGTCGCCTGAAGTCCAGCATCAGGTAAAAAAAACCCTCAGCCATGTTTCTTCTCAACATGGGTTCATGTCAATGTTAATGAACTATGTCTATGTTCTCAGGTGTTTCAGTGTGCActggtgacctttgacctgatgGAGAGTCTCGTAGCCCGTATAAAGGAGATcacagaagaaaagaaaagcaaacaacactgaagaacagctcagaagaagaaaaaacacacagacatcactgattGGACGAGGAAGCTGATGTTCTGTTAACGTTCTACACGTATCCAGATGcaccacccccccaccccccacccccacccccctcttcctgtttctttttcacttttgtgttttcttttctgtgtttagtcatttgtgtgtgttttgcactTCAGGGCCACGGTACTGATGAGTTGTTTAGGTGTGAATAAAAGAAGTCTGAtgtttcttgtttgtttctctGGATTCCAAACTCAACGTTAATAAAACCAACTCactgagcattagcattagagaaGGTCTCTGAGCATCTCCCACACGGGGCTTCCCTCCATGACGTGGGCCCTAGCCAGAGCCATGCGCTCCCTGATGTTGTCTACGTGGGGTCTGCTGGTGGCCTGCACATCAACGAGAGGAAGATTGACTTTATGACACTGTATGTTTGTAAATAATGGGATAAACAAACATCAATGTTTACCTTAGCAATCATCAACATCCCTGTCACCATTTCAGCAGTGTTCCGTACAGGTAAGACCCTCAGATTACTGCCAAAGAACCTTAATAGCAAATAAAAAGCCTTCAGGATTATtagtgtaaaaataataataataacaaacaaaacagatcTAGGCAACAATATATTTCAGATCCAAAAGTGAATATTCACTTTAAATCATAACAGGGTTTTCCATATGTGGCCCGAGGTCTAATTTTGTcccaaaaattatatttaaagaaatttgaaggaatataaagcccaacataatacataaaataactcccaaaacacacaaattgacaaaatgcacaaaaaaatcctaaaatacgtctgaaatgcacaaaaatttaccaaaaaaatgtaaaagtaaaacaaatgtattttaaacatttaaaattaaatttaaataacatttcattCAAAGACTGATTAAAACACtgattcaaatttaaatgaggtgttATGTGGGACCTGGGGGGGGGGatctataccaagcatgagtaactctataactacattcatcattgtgtggcccccaaaactcaattataatttgtGAAGTTATACAAagaacaacataatacacaaaactccagaaacagaaaatgaaacaaaatgtcaagaacaaaaagatttaaaaaatgagtcataaaacacataaaaacaacaacatatacaaaaggacttcagaGACacacgaaaatacacaaaatcacagaaaaatacacaaacaagaacagataaaatataacaaaaacacaatgacttgaaaaaaaacacaaaaacaacaacaaaaatttgccatattgacGAGAAAAtcgacaaaataaatgtaaaaacaaacaaaatgtgtgttttcaagcatgtgttaatgctcagattggtcattttccttaatgctgacgtgaatgttgataatgtgccCTCACTgtaatagaagttgcccatccctgtccTACAGTGAGAACGCTAATATTAACATTTAagttttattattcataatCCCTGCTTTTCCTAGTTTATTacttaaaatcattaaaaatgtaaataaaagataCATTTGTTATATACGTACGTCTCACTCTGAGGACTTTAAGGTGCTTCTTGTATTTGATTTAATCCGTCCTGATAATTTTAATGTGTTAGTGTCATTAGTGTCTAACATTATAAGTAATAATTACAGTGTAACACatgatgacctttgacctacgGACCTTCTCTGAATCAGAGCCAGAGTTTCCAGTTCCTTCTTTCCATTGAACGGTGAATGAAGAAGCACAAAACTGTTCCTGTGGATCTGCACAAACTTCTCTATCTTCTCAgtgagctctgattggccaacTGGCTCTGGGAGGTCCTCAGGTTTGACCAATAGAAATGCAGTACCTAGGAGACAGGAACGAAGAATTAAACATTGACCTTTGTGtgaaaccacagaagaagaactttaatgttattttaagACTAAATACTCAACTGGTATATGACATAATGACTGCATAGTAGAGCCGCAACTAACCATTATTTACACAATCGATTAATCAATGAATAAATTCATTgatgaatcagattttttttaaaacatagtttatctataaagcacatttaaacctaaCTTAGGCTGATAAAACTGAAATCAAAGTGTCTCTCACACATATACAagtgtgtgcacacacacacaaacactggtgcccacacacacacacaaacactggtgcccacacacacaaacactcgtgcacacacacacaaacgctcatgcacacacacacacaaacactcgtgcccacacacacaaacactggtgcccacacacacacactggtgcccacacacaaacacttgtgtacacacacacaaagactcgtgcacacacacaaacagtggtgcccacacacacacacactggtgcccacacacaaacacttgtgtacacacacacaaagactcgtgcacacacacaaacagcctTTCTTTAAAAGGATTATACAGAGTTTTATAGGCCGTAAAATAAGGCATATGAGTCAATGACGTGACCTaaataaatattctgtccaactgcatttgttttagttataaaaaggtttaaatacataaaaagattccaaatatgtagtaacttgGTATATATGTTCTCacttgaattattattttttaaatgttacttgCTAAAAGACTTCTGTCGTTTATTCTGAGGTGAGACTGCggaaaaaatctttaaaattactctaaatctacttttatatttttttcattttaatacaaaaacacatttgttttataaagtttactaaaaatacagaaaagcatgaatattgGAAAactttttagatttaatttagattaatcaatATATGTAAAtagttaaattagtttttttttaattgagtcccaccacacacacacacacacacacacacacacacacacacacacacacacacacacacttgtacaTGATATCTTTTCAATATTTCCAAAGTCATGTGATAACAaccatgtttattattattattattattattattattattattattattattattattattcctattattattattattattattattattattattattcctattattattattattattattatcttctgCTGAAAAGAGTCGGTGTTGAGGATTTTGACATGTTTGAGACAATAAAATCATTACTAATCTAATAATAATGTCTACATTGTtcatataatgaaatgtaattattaattatgACATGATTTTAGTGCAGGCAGCTCTAAGGACAGCCCCACAACTCTATTATTACTATATGAAACTCTTAAATGATGtgttttaaagtgtgtgtgtgtgtatatatatatatacatgtgtgtatataaaaacagtgtaaatgtagtagtttatttacctgagagaggaaaaataaaaactcctTCCTCTAAACTGTCTGACGCTCTGATTCGATGCTGCTGAGCTGTTAGCATGCGGCTAGCTTCATGCTTCTGAAATGACCAATAAACTACTGAAATAAACCATGACTGGACACATTTATATGAACATAAACACATAATGGCACTTTAAAGATAACTTTACCAGGAAAGTGCTGGTTATGATGGTAGTTTTCCACGGAACACTTTGTTCTTTGTGAGTTTCCATCATCACCATTAGCTGTAGCTCCTCCTACTGGTTACTGTGGTTACTGCTGGTTAATGTTGGTTACtgtggttaccatggttactGCTAGTTAATGCTGGTTAATGTTGGTTACTAGAGAGATGAatataacaaatgaaagcattcaaaatatgcatttaaaaatcataatcatTACCAGCAACttaggaaacaacaacaaaaacacacaaaataagggaaaaaatgtactgaataataaaaacaacaaacaataataattcacacaaaatgacaccaaaaacacacacactaagcaagaaaaatactattaccggcaacacaaaaaacgacatgtacacaaaaaattaacacagaaacaaccaaacaccagaaaaaaatcactcacagaaatataataatttaaataataccaaaaccacacaaaaggaTGATTGAAGTGAATTCAATTagagctaaaataaaaatacaaagtgtCAGTGATGGtctcacatcaggagggagtTATTGGAaacaatttatatatttatttattgtttaaatcaaataattaaaaGTTCGAGAATTATtgtcctagtttacacttctacgtatgcataaaatactaaatgtgTAAGAAATTATCTATCAAT from Gouania willdenowi chromosome 4, fGouWil2.1, whole genome shotgun sequence includes the following:
- the c4h1orf146 gene encoding protein SPO16 homolog — encoded protein: MVMMETHKEQSVPWKTTIITSTFLKHEASRMLTAQQHRIRASDSLEEGVFIFPLSGTAFLLVKPEDLPEPVGQSELTEKIEKFVQIHRNSFVLLHSPFNGKKELETLALIQRRFFGSNLRVLPVRNTAEMVTGMLMIAKATSRPHVDNIRERMALARAHVMEGSPVWEMLRDLL